The Culex quinquefasciatus strain JHB chromosome 2, VPISU_Cqui_1.0_pri_paternal, whole genome shotgun sequence genome contains the following window.
GCGTTTTGAGGCACCACTCAACAAGCATGTTGTGGAAGTTTGTCTCGATGACCGCTCGGTTAATCCGACCGGAGATCCCTCCTGGACTCCGGTGCACTGTGTCATGCCGGCCAGGTATTTAgagttcaaaattgttttgttaaacTGCTTTAGCATGATTTTTTATGTCACGCAGGTATTGCGAGTTTGCAGAGCGCATTCGGAATTTGACCGTTTATGATGACGACGTCTGGGTCGTGACCTTCCCAAAGGCAGGGACAACCTGGACCCAGGAGATGGTTTGGTTAATTACCAATGGACTTGATTACGAAACTGCGTCCAAAGTCAACGTCACTGAGCGATCACTGTTTCTTGAGTTGGTGGAATATTCTACATCCggaatcaaatttttcaaagacaTTTTTTCTAGATTATTCGCTGCTATAAATGCCATCGAGCTTCCAGATACAATATCTCTTGTAGAAGCAATGCCGCGTCCTCGCAACATAAAGTCCCACCTCCCACTCGCTTTGCTCCCCAAGCAATTGTGGACCGTCAAACCAAAGATCGTCTACACGGCCCGAAATCCAAAGGACGTGACCACCTCGTACATGCATCACTACCGGCATCTGCACGGTTTTCAGGGATCGCAGCAGGATTATTTGGATGGTATCTTGGCGGATAAGCTCATCTGGTGTCCTCAGATTAAGCATGCGACGGAATTTTGGCGGATCATGGAAAACCATGGCGATCACGTGCTTTTTCTCCACTTTGAAGATATGAAGAGGAACCTGGCGGAAGTTATCCGAAAGGTTTGTGATTTCTTTGGAAGGACTTTGAGTGACGTAGAAATCAAAGAATTAGAGCAACATCTTTCGTTTGATACCATGAAAGgtattttaatgatttaatttgttaaatCTTTTGAATAATACGACtcgaattttcgattttttttaagataacaaATCTGTAAACTACGAACACCTGGTTTCTAACGTAGCTAAGGCTATGGGTCGCGAACAAACGGATTTTAAGTatgatttaaaacaaatattcagCGTAAAAATGtgactcaaaatttattgatgctTTTAGATTCATGCGAAAAGGACAGATCGGATCGTACAAGAATGAACTTCCCCAAGAGTACATAAACAAGTTGGATTGTTTGATGATTAACGAGTTGCGTGGTACAAACTTCAAATATAGAGAATAAATTGTATGTTTTACGATATGCAATTCTTTCTGTCTGAATACATATCACTGACGGGGTTATTGGGCCATTGAAGTGACTTTTAAGCTGTGAAATTAAATAACCTAGACAACATACTAATCAGAACTCGCTATAAACTGATAAGACATTACAGTCATCGCTTCTACGTAGCTCATGGCACGCGCTTCTCGCAGATAACAATTGACTGCAAATTGCCAAGTCAGTATCTCGTTGCATTCGCACGTTGATGCATCATTGGTAGAATGTTCCACTTTAATCCGCTAAACCGATCCGAAGTGGAGCGCTTTGAGACACCGTTCAACAAGAACTTGGTGGAAGTTTGTCTCGACGATCTGTCGGTCAATCCAACGGGAGATCCTGGCTGGACTCCGGTGCACTGTGTCATGCCGGCCAGGTAATGAGTCAATACTTGAGTTGTCGTTAGTTGATTCGAGTTTCGTTTAGATATTGGGAGTTTGCTGAGCGCATCCGGAATTTCACCGTGTACGAAGATGACGTTTGGATCGTGACCTTTCCAAAGGCGGGAACAACCTGGACCCAGGAGATGGTGTGGTTGATCGCCCATGACCTTGATTACGAAACAGCCACCAAAGTTCATTTGACAGAACGTTCAGTATTTCTCGAGTTTGATGAACCTTGAATACATATTTAAGGAGATAATACTGATCAAACATGTTACAGGTTGAATACATTTTTCACCGATTTGGAAGTCCCGGACACGATATCCCTGATCGAACAAATGCCCCGACCTCGTCACATCAAGTCCCACCTCCCACTTGCTTTGCTCCCCAAGCAACTGTGGACCGTCAAGCCCAAGATCGTCTACACCGCTCGGAATCCCACGGACGTAACCACTTCGTACATGCATCACTACCGGCATCTGCACGGCTTCCAGGGATCGCAGCAAGACTTCCTGGACGCAATCCTGGCCGACCGACTCAACTGGTGTCCCCAGGTTAAGCATGCCACCGAGTTTTGGCGGCTTGCGGAGAACCGTCGCGATCACGTGCTATTTCTACACTTTGAAGATATGAAGAGGAACATGAGCGAGGTTCTTGAAAAAGTGGGAGATTTCTTTGGGAAATCTCTCTCGAGCGAAGAAGTTGAACGCTTGGAGAAGCATCTCTCGTTCGAGGTCATGAAAGGTATGTGTTTGAGATTGATTGAATATTAGGAAGTTAAGCTTTACTTTCATCCCTAAGATAACAAGTTTGCCAACAATCAGAACTTGGTGTCCTACCTTAATGAGGCAATGGGTCGCAAAATACCTGATTTTCGGTATGTTTCAGTAAGAGGTCGTTATGTGAAATttatctacaatttttttttacagattcaTGCGTAAGGGTCAGATTGGATCATACAAGGATGAGCTACCAGAAGAATACGTAAATAAGTTAAAACTGTTAGTGAAAAATGAACTGAAAGGaactaatttttcatacaaagaataaaatcattattttaaatttgtgacAACCTGAGTTTACTTTAAGACACGAGTCGAATTAGCTTGCACAGCTACTTCATGGTTGATGACATTGCATTGTGTACGGCCTTTCCATGATCAACACCATCGTTGGCCTAGGCTAGTCACGCGATTGATAAGACAGTAGGGAGGAGAGATTTTCAATGGAATGGGTTACCTTTGTGTTTACACTTTATTGAAAGCATCGATGACAACATCGCTAAGGTAAAGCATGATAAGTTTATCCTTAAATCCGACAGTAATCTTGCTTTGGCCAAAATTACTCACCCTACCTCAACATGACTAACGGAGAGATTGCAAGCGGTTCGACGCAACAAAGTCTGTTTACTTTGCGCGCTCCTTCAAACGCGGAAATGAGTTGCAGGACGACAACCTGCTGCCAACGCCAGGTAACGATCAGTGTACCGTTGACCGCTGGACACGCGACACAAAATGTTCTCCTACAGAGTGATCGATTCGCAACTCACTACGGACCTGCACCACCAGCAGATCGAGATCCGACTCAACGATACGGCTGGCATTCCGAACGGGGAGCAGAAACGAACTCCGGCGCACTGTGTCATCACGCCCACGTTCCTGGATGCGGCCGCCAGGATTCGGAATCTGACCGTGTACGAGGATGACGTGTGGATTGTGACGTTCCCCAAGGCAGGGACGACCTGGACCCAGGAAATGGTTTGGTTGATCGATCATGACCTGGATTATGGCACGGCTAGCAAAGTGAATCTGCTTGAACGATCAGTGTTCTTGGAGTATGGAGGCATCGTGAAAGTAATATCCCAGATATTGATCGATCAATGCTTCTTTCAGACTTTCTTGGGTGATCCTGGGATGTCCCGTCGATACCATTCAGCAAGTGGAACATCTCCCAAGACCTCGTCACATCAAAACACACCTCCCGTTGGCCTTTCTACCCTCCCAACTGTGGACAGTCAAGCCTCGGATCGTGTACTGCGCTCGGAATCCCAAGGATGTGGCCGTGTCCTACATGCACCACTATCACCATCTGCACGGATTCACCGGACCAAAGGAGGTATTTTTCGACGGATTGCTCGCCGATAAGGTGCTGTGGTGTCCCCAGGTGAAGCACGCGCTGGACTTTTGGAACATTCGTCAGTTGGACCATGTACTGTTTTTGCACTTTGAGGAGATGAAGAAGGTTGGTATTGCGTTGGTATTGAACTCGATCAACACAAGTATGTTACGTTTTTTCTTCAGGATCTAACAAGCGTGCTGCTTCGAGTAATAAAGTTCTTCAATAAACAATACGACGAAGCACAATTGGAACAGCTTGCAGATCATCTGTCATTTGATACCATGAGAAGTAAGGAAAGCGAAATCAcagtttttatgtaaaacaatTAATATTTTTGCTAAACAGAAAACCCATCCGCCAACAACATGGCACTGTGCAAAGGGATTGAATCGATTTCCGGACGGAAGGTTAAGTTTGAGTGCGTTTACAAATTTGTGGATTATTCCAAAGATTGTATCAATAAATGTCTTGTCCTCAACAGGTTCATGAGGAAAGGTCAAGTTGGATGCTATAAAACTGAGCTATCACCCGACTATATCGATCGCTTTCAACGCTTCATAGACCACGAACTGGATGGGAGTGACTTCCGATACTATGAATAATTTAGTACGCACTGATAAACGTAACTGTTGATTTTGAGAGTctctttttttacaaaacgatTAAGTTCCGTTCCAGAGCGAGtagtggcgctataaccacggcaaatagagtccagggcattcgtggaaatacaatgtcccatcccagagggtcccggagtaccaaaccttcttagcatggtgctcccaacgaatacaaccaaaatctcggagcgtatggtggtgtgtccccacgcttcttcctcccctgtcgattcagaattgtgttgttgttcgaacactctgtgctcaaactcaacccaattac
Protein-coding sequences here:
- the LOC6043281 gene encoding sulfotransferase 1A1, with product MFHFNPLNRSEVERFETPFNKNLVEVCLDDLSVNPTGDPGWTPVHCVMPARYWEFAERIRNFTVYEDDVWIVTFPKAGTTWTQEMVWLIAHDLDYETATKVHLTERSVFLELNTFFTDLEVPDTISLIEQMPRPRHIKSHLPLALLPKQLWTVKPKIVYTARNPTDVTTSYMHHYRHLHGFQGSQQDFLDAILADRLNWCPQVKHATEFWRLAENRRDHVLFLHFEDMKRNMSEVLEKVGDFFGKSLSSEEVERLEKHLSFEVMKDNKFANNQNLVSYLNEAMGRKIPDFRFMRKGQIGSYKDELPEEYVNKLKLLVKNELKGTNFSYKE
- the LOC119766684 gene encoding luciferin sulfotransferase-like, which encodes MFSYRVIDSQLTTDLHHQQIEIRLNDTAGIPNGEQKRTPAHCVITPTFLDAAARIRNLTVYEDDVWIVTFPKAGTTWTQEMVWLIDHDLDYGTASKVNLLERSVFLELSWVILGCPVDTIQQVEHLPRPRHIKTHLPLAFLPSQLWTVKPRIVYCARNPKDVAVSYMHHYHHLHGFTGPKEVFFDGLLADKVLWCPQVKHALDFWNIRQLDHVLFLHFEEMKKDLTSVLLRVIKFFNKQYDEAQLEQLADHLSFDTMRKNPSANNMALCKGIESISGRKVKFEFMRKGQVGCYKTELSPDYIDRFQRFIDHELDGSDFRYYE